The Treponema primitia ZAS-1 genome has a window encoding:
- the nifJ gene encoding pyruvate:ferredoxin (flavodoxin) oxidoreductase codes for MAEKHMVMIDGNTAAGQVAHALSEVIAIYPITPSSPMGEVSDELSAQGKKNLWGTIPQVVEMQSEAGAAGAVHGALTTGALSSTFTASQGLLLMIPNMYKIAGELTSTVFHIAARALATSSLSIFGDHQDVMACRQTGWAMLSSNSVQEVADLAVISHAATLRSRIPFLHFFDGFRTSHELQKVEEVSFDTLKQMIDDDLVRAHRQRGLTPEKPVIRGTAQNPDTYFQGREGVNQYYTKVPAIVQAEMDKYAKITGRQYYLYDYFGAKDADKVIIIMGSGAETCEETVEYLNKKGEKLGVLKVRLYRPFDAAAFVKALPATVKAIAVLDRTKEPGSLGEPLYEDVRTAIGEIQAAGKAQFKDYPLVIGGRYGLGSKEFTPAMVKAVFDNLSGKKTPNFIVGINDDVLGQSIDFDEHFVLTEEGMNEAMFYGLGADGTVGANKNSIKIIGDAKPELSAQAYFSYDSKKSGGFTVSHLRFGKSAIRRPYLITKADFLACHKFSYMETFDLLANIKDGGTFLLNSPYSAAEVWAEIPVEAQKRILEKKVKFYVINAADIARKTGMGNRINTVMQAAYFKLSGVLPEADAVKYMKKFIEKSYGKKGADVVQKNYDTVDASLNAVEEVKHGAADGKLHMKQPFATSKDAWIREVLGAVSVQEGDKLPVSKIPADGTFPSATTQYEKRAVAERVPSWDPSLCIQCGQCAAVCSHACIRFKNLTDAEVGKAPKGFKTADIKPKPVDGKKTVLQISAEDCMECGVCINVCPGKSKEDPNKKALSWINYADNPVYHAEQAASWDYFLSLPEVPAVELNLGTPKGLAYKRPLFEFSGACGGCGETPYVKILSQLYGDRAVIANATGCSSIYGGNLPTTPYAQNAEGRGPAWSNSLFEDAAEFGLGMRLTSDKLAEFAKEVAVLAKAEGIQAALVDKLLANPQSTDAEIDDQRKLVDQLKAALKGDSKPIAKQLASLADHFIKRSVWILGGDGWGYDIGYGGLDHVLASNRNVNVLCMDTEVYSNTGGQMSKATPVGAIAKFAAGGKDITKKDLGAQAMSYGYVYVARISMGANMAQTIKAFREAESYPGASLILAYSHCINHGIDMSKGLEQQKAAVTSGLWPLYRYDPRLKAEGKNPFQLDSKEATTSLEDFMYKEVRFKSLKAASPDRADALLAKAKAHAERVWKEYKYLADRPF; via the coding sequence ATGGCCGAAAAACACATGGTTATGATTGATGGAAACACTGCGGCGGGTCAGGTGGCCCACGCGCTAAGCGAAGTAATTGCGATTTATCCGATTACCCCCTCCAGCCCCATGGGGGAAGTCTCCGACGAGCTTTCTGCCCAGGGCAAGAAAAATCTCTGGGGGACTATTCCCCAGGTGGTAGAAATGCAGTCCGAAGCCGGAGCAGCCGGAGCGGTCCACGGCGCCCTGACCACCGGGGCCCTCTCTTCTACCTTCACCGCCTCCCAGGGGCTCCTGCTGATGATCCCCAATATGTATAAGATCGCCGGGGAGCTCACCTCCACGGTGTTCCATATCGCCGCCCGGGCCCTGGCTACCAGCTCCCTTTCCATTTTCGGCGACCACCAGGACGTAATGGCCTGCCGGCAGACCGGCTGGGCCATGCTCTCCTCCAACAGTGTTCAGGAAGTGGCGGATTTAGCGGTTATCTCCCATGCCGCAACCCTCCGTTCCCGGATCCCCTTCCTCCACTTCTTTGACGGGTTCCGTACCAGCCACGAACTCCAGAAGGTCGAAGAAGTAAGCTTCGACACCCTAAAACAAATGATCGACGACGACCTGGTCCGGGCGCACCGCCAGCGGGGACTGACCCCGGAGAAGCCCGTTATCCGGGGTACTGCCCAAAATCCCGATACCTATTTCCAGGGCCGGGAAGGGGTCAACCAATATTACACCAAGGTTCCCGCCATTGTTCAGGCGGAAATGGACAAATACGCCAAGATTACCGGCCGGCAGTACTACCTCTACGACTATTTCGGCGCGAAGGATGCGGACAAGGTGATCATCATCATGGGTTCCGGCGCGGAAACCTGCGAAGAAACGGTAGAATATTTGAACAAAAAAGGCGAAAAGCTCGGCGTCCTGAAGGTCCGTCTCTACCGGCCCTTTGACGCTGCGGCCTTTGTAAAGGCCCTGCCCGCAACGGTAAAGGCTATCGCAGTCCTGGACCGGACCAAAGAGCCCGGCTCCCTGGGCGAGCCCCTCTACGAAGATGTGCGTACCGCTATCGGCGAAATTCAGGCTGCGGGAAAGGCCCAGTTCAAGGATTACCCCCTGGTAATCGGCGGCCGCTACGGCCTGGGTTCCAAGGAATTCACCCCCGCCATGGTTAAGGCGGTTTTCGACAACCTTTCTGGCAAGAAAACCCCCAACTTCATCGTGGGTATCAACGACGATGTACTGGGCCAGAGCATCGACTTCGACGAACATTTCGTCCTTACCGAAGAAGGCATGAACGAAGCCATGTTCTACGGTTTAGGAGCCGACGGTACCGTGGGGGCCAACAAAAACTCCATCAAAATCATCGGGGACGCCAAACCGGAGCTTTCCGCCCAGGCCTACTTCTCCTACGACTCCAAAAAGTCCGGTGGCTTCACCGTATCCCACCTGCGCTTCGGCAAGAGTGCCATTCGCCGACCCTACCTTATCACCAAGGCGGACTTCCTGGCCTGTCATAAGTTCTCCTATATGGAGACCTTCGACCTCCTGGCCAATATCAAGGACGGCGGTACCTTCCTCCTCAACAGCCCCTACAGCGCCGCCGAAGTTTGGGCGGAAATCCCCGTGGAAGCCCAGAAGCGGATCCTGGAAAAGAAGGTCAAATTCTACGTGATCAACGCCGCGGATATCGCCCGGAAAACCGGCATGGGGAACCGCATCAACACGGTCATGCAGGCCGCCTATTTCAAGCTTTCCGGGGTACTCCCCGAAGCTGACGCGGTCAAGTATATGAAGAAATTCATCGAAAAATCCTACGGAAAGAAGGGCGCCGACGTGGTCCAGAAGAACTACGACACCGTGGACGCCTCCCTCAATGCGGTTGAGGAAGTAAAGCACGGCGCTGCGGACGGCAAGCTCCATATGAAGCAGCCCTTCGCCACATCCAAGGACGCTTGGATCCGGGAAGTGCTGGGCGCCGTATCGGTCCAGGAAGGGGATAAGCTGCCGGTGAGTAAAATCCCTGCGGACGGTACCTTCCCCAGCGCCACCACCCAGTACGAAAAACGGGCGGTTGCCGAGCGGGTTCCCAGCTGGGATCCCTCCCTTTGTATCCAGTGCGGCCAGTGCGCGGCGGTTTGTTCCCACGCCTGTATCCGCTTCAAGAACCTCACGGATGCCGAAGTGGGCAAGGCCCCCAAGGGCTTTAAAACGGCGGATATTAAACCGAAACCGGTGGATGGCAAGAAGACGGTACTCCAGATTTCCGCTGAAGATTGTATGGAATGCGGTGTCTGCATCAACGTCTGCCCGGGAAAATCCAAGGAAGACCCGAATAAGAAGGCCCTGAGCTGGATTAACTATGCGGATAACCCGGTATACCACGCGGAACAAGCCGCATCCTGGGATTATTTCCTCAGCCTGCCCGAAGTTCCCGCTGTGGAACTCAACCTGGGTACCCCCAAGGGCCTGGCCTACAAGCGCCCCCTCTTTGAATTCTCCGGCGCCTGCGGCGGCTGCGGTGAGACCCCCTATGTAAAGATCCTCTCCCAGCTCTACGGCGACCGGGCGGTTATCGCCAACGCAACCGGCTGTTCCTCCATCTATGGCGGGAACCTCCCCACCACCCCCTACGCCCAAAACGCGGAAGGCCGCGGACCGGCCTGGTCAAACAGCCTCTTTGAAGACGCCGCGGAATTCGGTTTGGGTATGCGCCTTACCAGCGACAAGCTTGCCGAGTTCGCCAAGGAAGTGGCGGTTCTAGCCAAAGCCGAGGGTATCCAGGCGGCGCTTGTGGACAAGCTGCTTGCAAACCCCCAGAGCACGGACGCAGAAATTGACGACCAGCGGAAACTGGTGGATCAGCTTAAAGCCGCGTTAAAGGGCGATTCCAAACCCATAGCCAAGCAACTCGCATCCCTGGCGGATCACTTTATCAAGCGCTCCGTGTGGATACTCGGTGGTGACGGCTGGGGCTACGACATCGGTTACGGTGGCCTGGACCACGTCCTTGCCAGCAACCGGAACGTCAACGTCCTGTGTATGGATACCGAAGTGTATTCCAACACCGGCGGTCAGATGTCCAAGGCAACCCCGGTAGGGGCCATCGCCAAGTTCGCCGCCGGCGGTAAGGATATTACCAAAAAGGACCTGGGCGCACAGGCCATGAGCTACGGCTATGTGTACGTGGCCCGTATCTCCATGGGCGCCAACATGGCCCAGACCATCAAAGCCTTCCGTGAAGCGGAATCCTATCCCGGAGCTTCCCTTATCCTCGCCTACTCCCACTGTATCAACCACGGCATCGACATGAGCAAGGGTCTGGAGCAGCAGAAAGCGGCGGTTACCAGCGGACTCTGGCCCCTGTACCGTTACGATCCCCGGCTTAAGGCGGAGGGTAAGAACCCCTTCCAGCTGGATTCCAAGGAAGCCACCACCAGCCTGGAAGACTTTATGTACAAGGAAGTCCGGTTCAAGAGCCTCAAGGCCGCTTCCCCGGACCGCGCCGACGCCCTGCTTGCCAAGGCCAAAGCCCACGCAGAACGGGTGTGGAAAGAGTACAAGTACCTGGCGGATAGACCTTTCTAA
- a CDS encoding DUF5312 family protein, protein MPDDIIGKVFSLISGNDEPDSDKKALLKQVVKEIGQNKYARFYRVRTDEIDPSFAAYIYEIYKIVYPACAFVQNSSKISRMRQITVEAFMSKENLEIIRKLRPEVVQDKVKKLEPQELSRQLKEDLASLFAAFDGSRVANMNRCYNLNTALIQFAQYDFLSILRRFDTSLPEGNTGYVPRFQPAKAVDVLQEMAAFREVIQNLEPGDDWKNALTVMKIARDGQELIPLNVWNMLLMNLRELKNSNIIELMGQYASKNPIWLIKHEPIDEQLAETWLEAKGSEVNGVIDSIMTRQRNSQIEALAIGVFGTPSVTKLQYYNREISDSIIDIGLGGFDYASPLNYLVAFIQDFITKEMQELCDILLVRGQWVNNALSLEMSNAVHAITDTTEEIDALDETLSDTGTHGTRFRAALLRAERDKVQARYVNSVAAELDEQALELIKAAVQNLVVVGKFMKNLLGDSQKSPPEVIINWKELGYFTKAPMSQRLTDAYKKINFFVQLMLLQTHSE, encoded by the coding sequence ATGCCAGATGATATTATTGGGAAGGTTTTCTCCCTTATTTCCGGGAATGATGAGCCGGATTCGGATAAAAAGGCCCTGCTCAAGCAGGTAGTTAAGGAAATTGGTCAAAATAAATACGCAAGATTTTACCGGGTCAGAACAGATGAGATAGATCCCTCCTTTGCCGCTTATATCTATGAAATATATAAAATAGTGTATCCCGCCTGCGCTTTTGTGCAGAATAGTTCAAAAATAAGCCGGATGCGGCAGATTACGGTGGAAGCCTTCATGAGCAAGGAGAACCTGGAAATAATCCGGAAGCTCCGCCCCGAGGTGGTTCAGGACAAGGTTAAAAAGCTGGAACCCCAGGAGCTAAGCCGGCAGCTTAAGGAAGACCTGGCGTCCCTTTTTGCGGCCTTTGACGGCAGCCGGGTTGCCAATATGAACCGGTGTTACAATCTGAACACCGCCCTTATACAGTTTGCCCAATACGACTTCCTTTCCATATTGCGGAGATTCGATACCAGCCTGCCCGAAGGCAATACCGGTTATGTACCCCGGTTTCAGCCGGCAAAGGCGGTGGATGTACTCCAGGAAATGGCGGCATTCCGGGAGGTGATCCAGAACCTTGAGCCCGGGGATGACTGGAAAAACGCCCTGACGGTGATGAAAATTGCCCGGGACGGCCAGGAACTTATTCCCCTGAATGTGTGGAATATGCTGCTCATGAATCTGCGGGAGCTGAAGAATTCCAATATCATCGAGCTCATGGGACAGTACGCCTCCAAAAACCCCATCTGGCTGATAAAGCATGAACCCATTGATGAACAGTTAGCGGAAACATGGCTTGAAGCAAAGGGCAGCGAAGTCAACGGGGTCATCGACAGTATCATGACCAGACAGCGGAACAGCCAGATTGAAGCCCTGGCCATAGGCGTGTTCGGTACCCCGTCGGTAACAAAACTGCAATATTACAACAGAGAGATCAGTGATAGTATTATTGATATCGGACTTGGTGGTTTTGACTATGCCTCCCCCTTAAATTACCTCGTAGCTTTTATTCAGGATTTTATCACGAAGGAAATGCAGGAACTCTGCGATATACTCCTCGTCCGGGGGCAATGGGTAAACAACGCCCTTTCCCTGGAAATGTCCAATGCGGTCCACGCCATTACCGACACCACCGAAGAGATTGATGCGCTGGATGAAACCCTTTCGGATACCGGTACCCACGGAACCCGTTTTAGGGCAGCCCTGCTCCGGGCGGAACGGGACAAGGTCCAGGCCAGGTATGTTAACAGTGTCGCAGCGGAACTGGACGAACAAGCCCTGGAATTGATCAAAGCCGCAGTCCAGAACCTGGTGGTGGTGGGTAAATTTATGAAAAACCTCTTAGGGGATTCCCAGAAGAGCCCTCCCGAGGTGATCATCAACTGGAAAGAGCTGGGATATTTCACCAAGGCCCCGATGAGTCAGCGTTTAACCGATGCGTATAAAAAGATCAATTTCTTTGTACAGTTAATGTTACTGCAAACCCATTCTGAATGA
- a CDS encoding glycosyltransferase family 4 protein: protein MYLTKSTNIHRIGFVSTRFQGTDGVSLETGKWRQVLEKMGYDCYFFSGLSDWDPAKSMVVDEAFFGHPIIEDIQERCFGTVTRGEGLTGEIQAIRFRLKRAIYEFVESFNIDLLIVENALTIPMNIPLGLALTEYIAETGIPTIAHHHDFAWERQRFSVNCIEDYLAMSFPPRLHTINHVVINSEGRQLLSYRCGLSSIIIPNVFDFDTEPPKLDDYGRTLRKDLGVADDETLLLQPTRMVARKGIEHAIELANRLKGKKAKLLISHQERDEGSEYYERTMDYAKILGVDVIVRPDIIGAERGTTEEPDGAPGKKKYSLWDCYLNADFVTYPSTYEGFGNAFLEAIWFRKPILVNRYSIFQQDIEPLDFDVVVMENYVTPETIETVEAILNSDGAVDVMTSKNYELGRKFFSFKLLEQRLHQVMMNFGQF, encoded by the coding sequence ATGTACCTGACCAAATCGACCAATATCCACCGTATCGGATTTGTTTCAACCCGTTTTCAGGGCACCGATGGTGTATCCCTGGAGACCGGCAAGTGGCGTCAGGTGCTTGAAAAAATGGGTTACGACTGTTATTTCTTTTCCGGTCTCTCCGACTGGGATCCTGCAAAATCCATGGTGGTGGATGAGGCCTTCTTCGGCCACCCTATCATTGAGGATATACAGGAACGCTGCTTTGGCACCGTTACCCGGGGCGAAGGGCTCACCGGGGAAATCCAGGCTATCCGGTTCCGTCTAAAACGGGCTATCTACGAATTTGTAGAATCCTTCAACATCGATCTCCTAATCGTAGAAAACGCCCTGACCATTCCCATGAACATTCCCCTGGGGCTGGCCCTTACGGAGTACATCGCCGAGACCGGGATCCCCACCATAGCCCACCACCACGATTTTGCCTGGGAGCGGCAGCGTTTTTCCGTAAACTGTATAGAGGATTACCTGGCCATGTCCTTCCCTCCCCGGCTGCACACCATCAACCATGTGGTGATCAACTCCGAGGGACGTCAGCTGCTTTCCTACCGCTGCGGTCTTTCTTCTATCATCATTCCCAATGTGTTTGACTTTGATACGGAGCCTCCTAAGCTGGACGACTACGGACGTACCCTGCGGAAGGACCTGGGGGTAGCGGATGACGAGACCCTGCTCCTCCAGCCCACCAGGATGGTCGCCCGTAAGGGAATTGAACACGCCATTGAGCTGGCGAACCGGCTTAAGGGTAAAAAAGCTAAACTGTTGATCAGCCACCAGGAACGGGATGAAGGTTCAGAGTATTACGAGCGGACCATGGATTACGCAAAGATCCTGGGGGTGGATGTAATTGTCCGGCCGGACATCATCGGCGCCGAACGGGGAACCACCGAGGAGCCGGACGGAGCTCCGGGAAAGAAAAAATACAGCCTCTGGGATTGTTACCTGAACGCAGATTTTGTAACCTATCCCTCAACCTATGAGGGGTTCGGCAACGCATTCCTGGAAGCCATCTGGTTCAGAAAACCTATACTGGTAAACCGTTATTCCATTTTCCAGCAGGACATAGAACCCCTGGACTTCGATGTGGTGGTGATGGAAAATTACGTAACCCCCGAAACCATTGAAACCGTGGAAGCCATCCTGAACAGCGACGGCGCCGTGGATGTGATGACCTCCAAAAACTACGAGCTGGGCAGGAAGTTCTTCTCCTTCAAATTACTGGAACAGCGTCTGCACCAGGTGATGATGAACTTCGGCCAGTTTTAA
- the mazG gene encoding nucleoside triphosphate pyrophosphohydrolase — MSNQNFAQTEAFKALYETVVKLRAPDGCPWDREQSPTTLRGDLIEETYECIEAIDEKDPTHIKEELGDLFLLVTMLSYMHEQEGLFSVADTLKSITEKLIRRHPHVFGDAGDPRSQVKDSAEVLENWAKIKVEQEGRKPKDSLLDEVSRALPPLDRACKLQKKAAKAGFDWPDIKGVMGKVEEELGEVATAIGELEAISLHAKELPERVKNQKEALEGELGDLLFSVVNLCRFLKVEPSVALQRTNTKFVTRFTHVEKRMKETGQEMKPGNLAAMDKFWEEAKL, encoded by the coding sequence ATGTCTAATCAAAATTTTGCCCAAACCGAAGCCTTTAAAGCCCTTTACGAAACCGTAGTCAAGCTCCGTGCGCCCGATGGCTGCCCCTGGGACCGGGAACAAAGTCCTACCACACTCCGGGGTGATTTGATAGAAGAGACCTACGAATGTATAGAGGCCATTGACGAAAAGGATCCCACCCATATTAAGGAAGAACTGGGGGATCTCTTTCTTCTGGTAACCATGCTTTCCTATATGCACGAGCAGGAAGGTCTTTTTTCCGTGGCCGACACCCTTAAGAGCATTACGGAAAAGCTGATCCGCCGGCACCCCCATGTATTCGGGGATGCAGGGGACCCTCGGTCCCAGGTTAAGGACAGTGCCGAGGTCTTGGAAAATTGGGCAAAGATTAAGGTGGAGCAGGAGGGCCGCAAACCCAAGGATTCCCTTCTGGACGAAGTATCCCGTGCCCTGCCGCCCCTGGACCGGGCCTGTAAACTTCAGAAGAAGGCCGCCAAGGCCGGTTTTGACTGGCCGGATATCAAAGGCGTCATGGGCAAGGTTGAGGAAGAACTGGGGGAAGTTGCCACCGCCATCGGGGAACTGGAGGCCATAAGCCTCCATGCCAAGGAGCTTCCCGAGAGAGTTAAGAACCAGAAAGAGGCCCTGGAGGGGGAGCTGGGGGATCTGCTCTTTTCTGTGGTGAACCTCTGCCGTTTTCTTAAGGTTGAACCCTCTGTGGCGCTGCAACGGACCAATACCAAATTTGTTACCCGGTTTACCCATGTGGAAAAACGAATGAAGGAAACCGGTCAGGAGATGAAGCCGGGAAATCTTGCCGCCATGGATAAATTCTGGGAAGAAGCTAAACTTTAA
- the pth gene encoding aminoacyl-tRNA hydrolase, which translates to MIELIAFLGNPGQEYANNRHNAGRLLVELLPFAGSLNWQKKYKGLYAGLDRAVLGGEGPARFHFLMPETYMNLSGESVQTAAAFFKIPPERILVVHDELEIPLGTASFKFSGGLGGHNGLRSMKTCFGVPDFWRLRIGIGRPNHDNISGWVLSDFSAAEKPVLDQVLEAAAAALVRALLEGPEKLLPEWNKKRICP; encoded by the coding sequence ATGATTGAACTTATCGCATTCCTGGGGAATCCCGGGCAGGAATACGCCAATAACCGGCACAACGCCGGACGGCTCCTGGTGGAACTCCTGCCTTTTGCGGGTTCCCTGAACTGGCAGAAGAAATACAAGGGCCTTTATGCCGGTTTGGACCGGGCCGTTTTAGGGGGGGAGGGGCCTGCCCGGTTCCACTTTCTCATGCCCGAGACGTACATGAACCTCTCCGGGGAATCTGTCCAGACTGCGGCTGCCTTTTTCAAGATTCCCCCGGAAAGGATACTGGTGGTCCACGATGAGTTGGAAATACCCCTGGGAACCGCATCCTTCAAATTTTCCGGGGGGCTTGGTGGACACAACGGTCTGCGGTCCATGAAGACCTGCTTTGGCGTCCCCGATTTCTGGCGCCTCCGTATCGGCATAGGCAGGCCGAACCACGATAACATCTCCGGCTGGGTCCTTTCGGATTTCAGCGCCGCTGAAAAACCGGTACTGGACCAGGTTCTGGAAGCCGCCGCCGCCGCCCTGGTACGGGCGCTTTTGGAGGGGCCGGAGAAATTGCTGCCCGAATGGAATAAGAAGAGGATCTGCCCTTGA
- a CDS encoding glycoside hydrolase family 36 protein, producing MDIQKTISALPPDFLSGKRLHYGIKETGDANEIDLWSLEELFDLAGLDREDRAAFSDRDGIAVQCGGWQSWSAGWELLGTEALPKRVRLIPELLKLTNRPGDTKAPANRRGRNWLIGHFIMYLRAGDRYLCIASGEGDGLPPVTFRINRKKALVSAEVYCPGKTWKEGETAAELSVFFARGFFSLKDILKKLYHQDDAFKTVNFLGAVPGGYESWYNHYTAINEKIILQDLESLGKTDNLIKLRYLDRQKPVVFQIDDGWEKAVGDWEVNPERFPQGLAPIAKRIEEAGYIPGLWLAPFLVTRQSRIFLEKPEWVLRDEARHKPVVAGFNHLWDNQYYCLDISRDDVLDYLKTLIDRAMDEWGFRYIKLDFLYTGLFPGIFANKGSPDEHYRRACAVLTARNSNAAGLPAAYLGCGLPLGLSYRHFPLSRIGADTMGNWDWILVKLLGHVGRPSAYVSLMDTIGRSFMNGTIYINDPDVIFLRSSKCNLSVNEKELIALVNFLLAGQIMFSDNPHSLTEADIALTRRIAELYHRLEGDEYGAVRIGRDVFRLESRSGRTAGIINLSGRVWRTGKDKQPWDAVDFLIDHCYLPQNTEEGVFFAPHSITIIQVKA from the coding sequence ATGGATATACAAAAGACGATTAGCGCCCTTCCGCCCGATTTTTTAAGCGGGAAGCGGCTGCACTATGGTATAAAAGAAACCGGGGATGCCAATGAGATCGACCTGTGGTCCCTTGAGGAGTTGTTTGATCTTGCCGGCCTGGACCGGGAGGATCGGGCAGCCTTTTCGGACCGGGACGGAATAGCGGTCCAATGCGGCGGCTGGCAGTCCTGGTCTGCGGGCTGGGAACTCTTGGGAACGGAGGCCCTGCCCAAACGGGTCCGGCTTATCCCGGAGCTGCTCAAGCTCACCAACCGTCCCGGGGATACAAAGGCGCCGGCAAACAGGAGGGGCAGGAACTGGCTCATAGGCCACTTTATCATGTACCTCCGCGCCGGAGACCGCTACCTCTGCATAGCCTCAGGCGAAGGGGATGGGCTGCCCCCGGTAACGTTCAGGATAAACCGGAAAAAAGCCCTGGTCAGCGCTGAAGTCTACTGTCCCGGCAAAACCTGGAAGGAAGGGGAAACTGCGGCGGAACTTTCGGTTTTCTTTGCCCGGGGATTTTTCAGCCTCAAGGACATCCTGAAAAAACTGTACCATCAGGATGATGCCTTCAAAACCGTCAATTTTCTGGGAGCGGTACCCGGGGGCTACGAATCCTGGTACAACCACTACACGGCGATCAACGAAAAAATCATACTTCAGGACCTCGAAAGCCTGGGCAAAACCGATAACCTCATCAAGCTGCGCTATCTGGACCGTCAGAAACCGGTGGTGTTCCAGATTGACGACGGCTGGGAAAAGGCGGTGGGAGACTGGGAGGTAAACCCGGAACGTTTCCCCCAGGGGCTGGCGCCGATTGCAAAACGGATAGAGGAAGCGGGGTATATCCCCGGTCTCTGGCTGGCCCCGTTCCTGGTAACAAGGCAATCCCGTATTTTTTTGGAAAAACCGGAATGGGTCCTTCGGGACGAGGCGCGGCATAAACCGGTGGTGGCGGGGTTCAACCACCTCTGGGATAATCAGTATTACTGTCTGGACATTTCCCGTGATGATGTACTGGATTATCTTAAAACCCTTATTGACCGGGCCATGGACGAATGGGGGTTCCGCTACATCAAACTGGATTTTCTCTACACCGGCCTTTTCCCCGGGATCTTCGCTAATAAGGGCAGCCCGGATGAACACTACCGCCGGGCCTGTGCAGTCCTCACCGCCCGCAACAGTAACGCTGCGGGGCTGCCCGCTGCCTACCTTGGCTGCGGCCTCCCCCTGGGGCTCTCCTACCGGCATTTCCCCCTCTCCCGTATCGGGGCGGATACCATGGGAAACTGGGATTGGATCCTGGTAAAACTGCTGGGGCACGTGGGCCGTCCTTCCGCATATGTCAGCCTCATGGACACCATAGGCCGCTCCTTTATGAACGGCACTATCTATATCAACGACCCGGATGTGATATTTCTGCGGAGCAGTAAATGTAACCTTTCGGTTAACGAAAAGGAACTAATCGCCCTGGTAAACTTTCTCCTGGCGGGGCAAATCATGTTTTCAGACAATCCCCACAGCTTAACCGAAGCCGATATAGCCCTGACCAGGCGCATCGCGGAACTGTACCACCGGCTGGAAGGGGACGAATACGGGGCGGTCCGCATAGGCCGGGATGTTTTCCGCCTGGAAAGCCGGTCGGGACGCACCGCGGGGATCATCAACCTTTCGGGGCGGGTCTGGCGGACCGGGAAGGACAAACAGCCCTGGGACGCCGTAGATTTTCTCATAGATCATTGTTATTTACCGCAAAATACAGAGGAAGGGGTGTTTTTTGCCCCCCATTCTATTACAATTATACAGGTAAAGGCATAA